One region of Ananas comosus cultivar F153 linkage group 9, ASM154086v1, whole genome shotgun sequence genomic DNA includes:
- the LOC109715087 gene encoding DNA-directed primase/polymerase protein isoform X3: MAYDPKDDVDRLFACFKCGISPPQSALKERRTRDENLKKPAQPSTSKSYAMDSPATEKLGASTSAAIKFRSGKQITPIVFYGSPQGAPVKRPSRLLRLLHEIRIDLREQNELIRERVWATFPRQEEAMRFSKAHAQSKVFSYQDYLTGQRRFLVSTYDEFWGRYKNMDCKFRHHYEVIQDGSPCHLYFDLEFDKKVNNDKNVNEMVDTLISITFNALSDKYSIQGSQEWIIELDSSTREKFSRHLIVRIPKTAFKDNSHVGAFVSENEKQVFMDSLICKVDDDCDKLLICKLDLDCKKTLCFDSEVKEERSYVSFDAHRSDLCSHTYFSGKSPFPALDAFVECIGSVGNVSGKIRCWYWFSEYGLMVYSMSSGRYCERIGREHKSNHIMYIVDFQRAGYYQKCYDPDCRGYRSPLRPLPYDVIPDSMAIFNSTQTENYSEVVDINFAVQLDGDHNQLVIESCTKDYSWWEEAVKFADCMEVEDTSRMCNLVENNDEEDCEWWADAEKFASQVEGQV; this comes from the exons ATGGCGTACGATCCAAAAGACGACGTCGATAGGCTCTTCGCGTGCTTCAAGTGCGGAATCTCCCCTCCTC AGTCCGCATTGAAAGAACGAAGGACGCGAGACGAGAATTTGAAGAAACCGGCGCAGCCGAGCACGTCGAAATCATATGCGATGGATTCTCCAGCGACAGAGAAG CTTGGTGCATCGACTTCAGCTGCAATCAAATTTAGAAGTGGCAAACAGATAACTCCAATTGTGTTTTATGGATCCCCACAAGGAGCTCCTGTTAAAAGGCCATCTCGCCTATTACGATTATTGCATGAAATCCGAATTGATCTCAGAGAACAGAATGAGTTGATCAG GGAGAGGGTTTGGGCTACTTTCCCCAGACAAGAAGAGGCAATGAGATTTAGTAAAGCACATGCACAAAGTAAAGTATTTAGTTATCAAGATTATTTGACCGGTCAAAGAAGATTTCTTGTGTCTACATATGATGAGTTCTGGGGAAG GTACAAAAATATGGATTGCAAATTTCGCCACCACTACGAAGTCATTCAAGAC GGTTCACCTTGCCACTTATATTTTGATCTAGAATTTGACAAGAAAGTCAACAATGATAAAAATGTAAATGAAATGGTAGATACATTGATTTCTATCACTTTTAATGCCTTGTCTGACAAATACTCTATCCAAGGAAGTCAAGAGTGGATCATAGAGCTTGACTCGTCTACCAGGG AAAAATTCTCTCGCCATTTGATCGTCCGCATACCCAAAACTGCATTTAAGGACAACTCACATGTGGGTGCATTTGTTTCTGAG AATGAAAAGCAAGTCTTCATGGATTCACTTATCTGCAAAGTAGATGATGATTGCGATAAACTTCTGATATGCAAACTGGATTTGGATTGCAAGAAAACTTTGTGTTTTGATTCTGAG GTGAAAGAGGAAAGATCATATGTTTCATTTGATGCTCATAGAAGTGATCTTTGCAGTCACACGTACTTCTCAGGGAAATCTCCATTTCCAGCTTTGGATGCATTTGTGGAGTGTATAGGCTCTGTCGGAAATGTTTCAG GAAAAATTCGTTGCTGGTACTGGTTTTCAGAATATGGCTTGATGGTTTACAGCATGTCTAGTGGTAGATATTGCGAGCGGATTGGAAGAGAACACAAAAGCAATCATA TAATGTACATTGTCGACTTCCAAAGAGCCGGTTATTACCAAAAATGTTACGACCCAGATTGTCGAG GTTACCGATCTCCGTTGCGCCCCTTACCATATGATGTGATTCCCGATTCTATGGCAATTTTTAATTCAACTCAGACAGAAAATTATAGTGAGGTTGTGGACATCAATTTTGCTGTTCAACTTGATGGTGATCACAACCAATTAGTTATTGAGAGCTGCACGAAAGACTACAGCTGGTGGGAAGAAGCTGTCAAATTTGCCGACTGTATGGAGGTGGAAGATACATCCCGGATGTGCAATTTG
- the LOC109715087 gene encoding DNA-directed primase/polymerase protein isoform X2, translating into MAYDPKDDVDRLFACFKCGISPPQSALKERRTRDENLKKPAQPSTSKSYAMDSPATEKLGASTSAAIKFRSGKQITPIVFYGSPQGAPVKRPSRLLRLLHEIRIDLREQNELIRERVWATFPRQEEAMRFSKAHAQSKVFSYQDYLTGQRRFLVSTYDEFWGRYKNMDCKFRHHYEVIQDGSPCHLYFDLEFDKKVNNDKNVNEMVDTLISITFNALSDKYSIQGSQEWIIELDSSTREKFSRHLIVRIPKTAFKDNSHVGAFVSEVCSQIACARGTAPKFDELYIRKDGSSADKADHLFLDNAVYSRNRCFRLVFSSKAGKSSFLLPTERFKCKNMVKEERSYVSFDAHRSDLCSHTYFSGKSPFPALDAFVECIGSVGNVSGKIRCWYWFSEYGLMVYSMSSGRYCERIGREHKSNHIMYIVDFQRAGYYQKCYDPDCRGYRSPLRPLPYDVIPDSMAIFNSTQTENYSEVVDINFAVQLDGDHNQLVIESCTKDYSWWEEAVKFADCMEVEDTSRMCNLVENNDEEDCEWWADAEKFASQVEGQV; encoded by the exons ATGGCGTACGATCCAAAAGACGACGTCGATAGGCTCTTCGCGTGCTTCAAGTGCGGAATCTCCCCTCCTC AGTCCGCATTGAAAGAACGAAGGACGCGAGACGAGAATTTGAAGAAACCGGCGCAGCCGAGCACGTCGAAATCATATGCGATGGATTCTCCAGCGACAGAGAAG CTTGGTGCATCGACTTCAGCTGCAATCAAATTTAGAAGTGGCAAACAGATAACTCCAATTGTGTTTTATGGATCCCCACAAGGAGCTCCTGTTAAAAGGCCATCTCGCCTATTACGATTATTGCATGAAATCCGAATTGATCTCAGAGAACAGAATGAGTTGATCAG GGAGAGGGTTTGGGCTACTTTCCCCAGACAAGAAGAGGCAATGAGATTTAGTAAAGCACATGCACAAAGTAAAGTATTTAGTTATCAAGATTATTTGACCGGTCAAAGAAGATTTCTTGTGTCTACATATGATGAGTTCTGGGGAAG GTACAAAAATATGGATTGCAAATTTCGCCACCACTACGAAGTCATTCAAGAC GGTTCACCTTGCCACTTATATTTTGATCTAGAATTTGACAAGAAAGTCAACAATGATAAAAATGTAAATGAAATGGTAGATACATTGATTTCTATCACTTTTAATGCCTTGTCTGACAAATACTCTATCCAAGGAAGTCAAGAGTGGATCATAGAGCTTGACTCGTCTACCAGGG AAAAATTCTCTCGCCATTTGATCGTCCGCATACCCAAAACTGCATTTAAGGACAACTCACATGTGGGTGCATTTGTTTCTGAG GTATGTTCACAAATTGCTTGTGCCCGTGGAACTGCTCCAAAATTTGATGAATTGTATATTAGAAAAGATGGCAGCAGTGCTGATAAAGCTGATCATCTTTTTCTGGACAATGCTGTCTATTCTCGAAATCGCTGTTTTCGTCTGGTGTTTTCTTCAAAGGCTGGAAAAAGCTCTTTCCTTCTGCCCACTGAACGTTTCAAATGCAAAAATATG GTGAAAGAGGAAAGATCATATGTTTCATTTGATGCTCATAGAAGTGATCTTTGCAGTCACACGTACTTCTCAGGGAAATCTCCATTTCCAGCTTTGGATGCATTTGTGGAGTGTATAGGCTCTGTCGGAAATGTTTCAG GAAAAATTCGTTGCTGGTACTGGTTTTCAGAATATGGCTTGATGGTTTACAGCATGTCTAGTGGTAGATATTGCGAGCGGATTGGAAGAGAACACAAAAGCAATCATA TAATGTACATTGTCGACTTCCAAAGAGCCGGTTATTACCAAAAATGTTACGACCCAGATTGTCGAG GTTACCGATCTCCGTTGCGCCCCTTACCATATGATGTGATTCCCGATTCTATGGCAATTTTTAATTCAACTCAGACAGAAAATTATAGTGAGGTTGTGGACATCAATTTTGCTGTTCAACTTGATGGTGATCACAACCAATTAGTTATTGAGAGCTGCACGAAAGACTACAGCTGGTGGGAAGAAGCTGTCAAATTTGCCGACTGTATGGAGGTGGAAGATACATCCCGGATGTGCAATTTG
- the LOC109715087 gene encoding DNA-directed primase/polymerase protein isoform X1, producing MAYDPKDDVDRLFACFKCGISPPQSALKERRTRDENLKKPAQPSTSKSYAMDSPATEKLGASTSAAIKFRSGKQITPIVFYGSPQGAPVKRPSRLLRLLHEIRIDLREQNELIRERVWATFPRQEEAMRFSKAHAQSKVFSYQDYLTGQRRFLVSTYDEFWGRYKNMDCKFRHHYEVIQDGSPCHLYFDLEFDKKVNNDKNVNEMVDTLISITFNALSDKYSIQGSQEWIIELDSSTREKFSRHLIVRIPKTAFKDNSHVGAFVSEVCSQIACARGTAPKFDELYIRKDGSSADKADHLFLDNAVYSRNRCFRLVFSSKAGKSSFLLPTERFKCKNMNEKQVFMDSLICKVDDDCDKLLICKLDLDCKKTLCFDSEVKEERSYVSFDAHRSDLCSHTYFSGKSPFPALDAFVECIGSVGNVSGKIRCWYWFSEYGLMVYSMSSGRYCERIGREHKSNHIMYIVDFQRAGYYQKCYDPDCRGYRSPLRPLPYDVIPDSMAIFNSTQTENYSEVVDINFAVQLDGDHNQLVIESCTKDYSWWEEAVKFADCMEVEDTSRMCNLVENNDEEDCEWWADAEKFASQVEGQV from the exons ATGGCGTACGATCCAAAAGACGACGTCGATAGGCTCTTCGCGTGCTTCAAGTGCGGAATCTCCCCTCCTC AGTCCGCATTGAAAGAACGAAGGACGCGAGACGAGAATTTGAAGAAACCGGCGCAGCCGAGCACGTCGAAATCATATGCGATGGATTCTCCAGCGACAGAGAAG CTTGGTGCATCGACTTCAGCTGCAATCAAATTTAGAAGTGGCAAACAGATAACTCCAATTGTGTTTTATGGATCCCCACAAGGAGCTCCTGTTAAAAGGCCATCTCGCCTATTACGATTATTGCATGAAATCCGAATTGATCTCAGAGAACAGAATGAGTTGATCAG GGAGAGGGTTTGGGCTACTTTCCCCAGACAAGAAGAGGCAATGAGATTTAGTAAAGCACATGCACAAAGTAAAGTATTTAGTTATCAAGATTATTTGACCGGTCAAAGAAGATTTCTTGTGTCTACATATGATGAGTTCTGGGGAAG GTACAAAAATATGGATTGCAAATTTCGCCACCACTACGAAGTCATTCAAGAC GGTTCACCTTGCCACTTATATTTTGATCTAGAATTTGACAAGAAAGTCAACAATGATAAAAATGTAAATGAAATGGTAGATACATTGATTTCTATCACTTTTAATGCCTTGTCTGACAAATACTCTATCCAAGGAAGTCAAGAGTGGATCATAGAGCTTGACTCGTCTACCAGGG AAAAATTCTCTCGCCATTTGATCGTCCGCATACCCAAAACTGCATTTAAGGACAACTCACATGTGGGTGCATTTGTTTCTGAG GTATGTTCACAAATTGCTTGTGCCCGTGGAACTGCTCCAAAATTTGATGAATTGTATATTAGAAAAGATGGCAGCAGTGCTGATAAAGCTGATCATCTTTTTCTGGACAATGCTGTCTATTCTCGAAATCGCTGTTTTCGTCTGGTGTTTTCTTCAAAGGCTGGAAAAAGCTCTTTCCTTCTGCCCACTGAACGTTTCAAATGCAAAAATATG AATGAAAAGCAAGTCTTCATGGATTCACTTATCTGCAAAGTAGATGATGATTGCGATAAACTTCTGATATGCAAACTGGATTTGGATTGCAAGAAAACTTTGTGTTTTGATTCTGAG GTGAAAGAGGAAAGATCATATGTTTCATTTGATGCTCATAGAAGTGATCTTTGCAGTCACACGTACTTCTCAGGGAAATCTCCATTTCCAGCTTTGGATGCATTTGTGGAGTGTATAGGCTCTGTCGGAAATGTTTCAG GAAAAATTCGTTGCTGGTACTGGTTTTCAGAATATGGCTTGATGGTTTACAGCATGTCTAGTGGTAGATATTGCGAGCGGATTGGAAGAGAACACAAAAGCAATCATA TAATGTACATTGTCGACTTCCAAAGAGCCGGTTATTACCAAAAATGTTACGACCCAGATTGTCGAG GTTACCGATCTCCGTTGCGCCCCTTACCATATGATGTGATTCCCGATTCTATGGCAATTTTTAATTCAACTCAGACAGAAAATTATAGTGAGGTTGTGGACATCAATTTTGCTGTTCAACTTGATGGTGATCACAACCAATTAGTTATTGAGAGCTGCACGAAAGACTACAGCTGGTGGGAAGAAGCTGTCAAATTTGCCGACTGTATGGAGGTGGAAGATACATCCCGGATGTGCAATTTG